From Spirochaeta lutea, the proteins below share one genomic window:
- a CDS encoding RelA/SpoT family protein — MFAPEEQEQILYAAQRSEELHSGQMRASGEPYVIHPIEVAGILLDLQMDAVTIIAALLHDTLEDTHLERSQLRQEFGKQVEALVFGVTKIDIVKSKNKSSVEAETIRKMLFAMVKDVRVILIKLADKLHNMRTLEHKGPERRKAIAQECLDIYAPLADRLGISWMKDELEDLSLKHLQPEVYNQIKQAVSQKRTQRSEYLDRVKKSIYKEAVKEGLEIKVETRAKHFYSIYRKMKLKGKGLDEIYDMLGLRILCETIHECYITLGIVHRIWMPIEGRFKDYIAMPKENKYQSLHTTVMGFDGRLLEIQIRTTTMHKTAEFGVAAHWLYKEGIKNPDKVDVSSLSFINRLRDLNRARIASTEFLEEMKREVLRDSIYVFTPKGDVIQLPKGATALDFAYHIHTEVGHRTAGAKADGSIISLKEPLKNTQVIEVLTQANAHPHVEWLRVVKTSRARSKIRAWLNHHEDDLIIGQNIVARKRKEKEQEPQGDQGKTGKSQRPSKLKELKRQPNRILNKDKVGVRVGNNRNMLIRFANCCKPEVGDPIIGYISRGRGIVIHKKDCKNLPAIEDIEQRTIEVEWETVSPRKTHRFMVTSRKTSDLFSQIEGAIKKHHGHLLEGKVDPTNTGTLEGHFTIEIERHEDYERVMKNIRLIPSVISLKDNTPEHPDHLFR; from the coding sequence ATGTTTGCACCTGAAGAGCAGGAACAAATACTCTATGCGGCCCAGCGGAGTGAGGAGTTGCATTCCGGGCAAATGCGTGCGAGTGGCGAACCCTACGTAATACATCCCATTGAGGTTGCAGGAATCCTTTTGGATCTTCAAATGGACGCAGTCACCATAATCGCGGCCCTGCTGCATGATACCCTGGAGGATACCCACCTGGAGCGTTCTCAGCTGCGCCAGGAATTCGGAAAACAGGTTGAGGCTCTGGTTTTTGGTGTAACAAAAATCGATATTGTAAAATCTAAGAATAAAAGCAGTGTTGAGGCTGAGACCATACGAAAGATGCTATTTGCAATGGTCAAGGATGTACGGGTTATCCTGATTAAACTGGCTGACAAATTGCATAATATGCGGACTCTGGAGCATAAGGGGCCGGAACGACGCAAGGCGATAGCCCAAGAATGCCTTGATATCTACGCTCCCCTGGCCGACCGGTTGGGGATCAGCTGGATGAAGGATGAACTCGAAGATCTCAGTCTGAAACACCTTCAACCTGAGGTATACAACCAGATAAAACAGGCCGTATCGCAAAAACGAACCCAGCGATCAGAGTACCTTGATAGGGTTAAAAAATCCATCTACAAGGAAGCAGTCAAGGAAGGTCTGGAGATAAAGGTCGAAACCCGGGCAAAGCACTTTTATTCGATTTATCGAAAGATGAAACTGAAGGGTAAAGGCCTGGACGAGATCTACGATATGCTCGGCCTACGGATACTCTGTGAGACCATCCATGAATGCTACATTACCCTCGGTATCGTGCACCGAATATGGATGCCCATAGAAGGCCGCTTCAAAGACTACATAGCCATGCCCAAGGAGAACAAATACCAAAGTCTCCATACAACAGTGATGGGATTTGACGGCCGTTTATTGGAAATTCAGATCCGTACAACAACCATGCATAAAACCGCAGAATTTGGTGTAGCTGCCCACTGGCTCTACAAAGAAGGGATCAAAAATCCCGATAAGGTTGATGTTTCCAGCCTCTCATTCATAAACCGCCTCCGTGATCTAAATAGAGCAAGAATTGCCAGCACGGAATTCCTGGAAGAGATGAAGCGGGAAGTGCTCAGAGATTCGATCTATGTTTTTACCCCCAAAGGAGATGTAATTCAGCTACCTAAGGGGGCTACCGCCTTGGATTTTGCCTACCATATCCACACTGAGGTTGGACACCGTACCGCAGGAGCCAAGGCCGATGGTTCCATCATCAGTCTGAAGGAGCCCTTGAAAAACACCCAGGTTATTGAGGTTCTTACCCAAGCGAATGCACACCCCCATGTTGAATGGCTCCGGGTAGTAAAAACCAGCCGGGCTCGCAGCAAAATCCGGGCGTGGTTGAACCATCATGAAGACGATTTGATCATCGGGCAAAACATCGTTGCCCGTAAACGAAAAGAAAAAGAGCAGGAGCCCCAGGGTGATCAAGGCAAGACGGGAAAGAGTCAACGTCCCTCAAAGCTCAAGGAGCTCAAACGTCAACCCAATAGAATACTCAATAAGGATAAGGTTGGGGTGCGGGTAGGGAATAATCGCAATATGCTCATTCGGTTTGCAAACTGCTGTAAGCCAGAGGTAGGCGACCCCATAATCGGTTACATCAGCAGAGGCAGGGGGATAGTCATTCATAAAAAAGACTGCAAGAACCTGCCTGCCATAGAAGATATTGAACAGCGGACCATTGAGGTGGAGTGGGAAACCGTTTCGCCTCGTAAAACCCACCGATTCATGGTTACCAGCAGGAAGACCAGTGACCTCTTCAGCCAGATTGAAGGTGCCATCAAGAAGCACCACGGACATCTCTTGGAAGGAAAGGTGGACCCTACGAACACCGGTACCCTTGAGGGTCATTTCACCATCGAGATCGAACGCCACGAAGACTATGAACGGGTGATGAAAAACATCCGACTAATCCCATCGGTTATCTCCCTCAAGGACAATACTCCCGAACATCCAGACCATCTCTTCCGTTAG
- the proC gene encoding pyrroline-5-carboxylate reductase, with protein MQQLGIIGFGNMGEALVKGVRASGGGKTLLVAEKNQSRLEHAITTYGAEDCTGDLSRLFTEAQVVILAIKPQDLEALAKNIKPVVGTTPVISILAGKTLQYIHDLTGAQEVARFMPSLAAQVQRSVVGVCYSEKSSEVFRELSYQIANSLGLGVEVPERLMPAIIGTSGSGIAFAFAYLHAMALGGTKVGIPYDSSLEIALDVMEGAIQTIRETKTQPVELITKVCSPEGTTIEGILALEQGGFTPTIVDAVERAALRSSQLEQ; from the coding sequence ATGCAGCAACTCGGAATTATCGGATTTGGGAACATGGGAGAGGCTCTGGTTAAGGGTGTAAGAGCATCCGGTGGTGGAAAAACCTTATTGGTGGCAGAAAAGAACCAGTCAAGGCTGGAACACGCGATTACTACCTACGGAGCCGAGGATTGCACCGGTGATCTCTCCCGGCTCTTCACGGAAGCCCAGGTGGTAATCCTGGCAATCAAACCCCAAGACCTTGAAGCCTTAGCGAAGAATATCAAGCCCGTGGTAGGCACCACCCCCGTTATATCTATCTTGGCGGGGAAGACCCTTCAATACATTCATGACCTCACCGGTGCCCAGGAGGTTGCACGATTCATGCCGAGCCTTGCGGCCCAAGTTCAACGCAGTGTTGTGGGAGTATGTTACAGTGAAAAATCAAGCGAAGTTTTTCGTGAATTGAGCTATCAGATTGCGAACTCCCTGGGACTCGGGGTTGAAGTACCTGAGCGGCTGATGCCGGCTATCATCGGAACCAGCGGAAGCGGTATAGCCTTCGCCTTTGCTTATCTTCATGCCATGGCTCTGGGAGGAACCAAGGTTGGCATCCCCTACGATTCGAGCCTTGAGATAGCCTTAGATGTTATGGAGGGGGCTATTCAGACGATCCGGGAAACCAAAACCCAACCTGTGGAACTAATAACCAAGGTGTGCAGCCCCGAAGGAACCACCATCGAGGGAATTCTTGCCCTGGAGCAGGGCGGATTTACCCCCACCATCGTCGATGCCGTCGAGCGTGCTGCGTTACGGAGCTCCCAACTCGAACAGTAA
- a CDS encoding alpha/beta hydrolase: MGILMVFFLILTLLGICYLGLGWYVSRAVINKPGSSEEQTLSHGLEEGEITPAFMDMPREEFTVPSPWGYSLRTLHIHPPEAGRSAVGTVIFIHGITSTWHGMVKYMGDFLERGWQVYAYNQRNHYGSGGRNKTYGFFEKGDLKAVLDAVELRNRQRGLAPQLPLVLYGESMGAATMLQYNPQDPRIRLRVNDCSFSDMTEVVAFGMNQVGIPKGIQPFLVFAGSLVTWLRQGFFFRQVSPREAVKTMTSPVLTLHGEDDETSPVRMARELQEAIQISPAGSESRMVTFPGAGHARSILEHPDRYRRELWQWIESHID, encoded by the coding sequence ATGGGCATACTCATGGTGTTCTTCCTGATTCTTACCCTACTTGGAATCTGCTACTTGGGTCTGGGATGGTACGTATCCCGGGCAGTAATTAATAAGCCGGGATCTTCCGAAGAGCAGACTCTATCCCACGGTCTTGAAGAAGGGGAGATAACCCCGGCATTCATGGACATGCCCAGGGAAGAGTTCACTGTCCCTTCGCCCTGGGGCTACTCCCTGCGAACCCTGCACATCCATCCGCCGGAGGCCGGCCGGTCTGCTGTCGGAACGGTGATCTTCATCCACGGCATTACCTCGACCTGGCACGGAATGGTAAAGTATATGGGTGATTTTCTCGAACGGGGATGGCAGGTGTATGCCTATAACCAGCGGAACCATTACGGGTCCGGCGGTCGGAATAAAACCTACGGCTTTTTCGAAAAAGGTGATTTAAAAGCCGTGTTAGATGCCGTCGAACTAAGAAACCGTCAGCGGGGTCTCGCTCCGCAGCTTCCCCTGGTCTTGTACGGAGAATCCATGGGTGCTGCTACCATGCTCCAGTACAATCCCCAGGATCCTCGTATTAGGCTTCGGGTCAATGATTGCAGTTTTTCCGATATGACCGAGGTTGTTGCCTTTGGGATGAACCAGGTAGGTATCCCAAAGGGAATACAGCCGTTTCTGGTATTTGCAGGGAGTCTGGTCACCTGGTTGCGCCAGGGGTTTTTCTTCCGCCAAGTTAGTCCGCGGGAGGCCGTCAAGACCATGACGAGCCCGGTTCTTACCCTGCATGGGGAGGATGACGAAACGTCTCCGGTTAGGATGGCCCGGGAACTCCAAGAAGCCATTCAAATCTCCCCGGCAGGGTCCGAAAGCAGGATGGTAACCTTCCCCGGGGCTGGTCACGCGCGATCCATATTAGAGCACCCCGATAGGTATCGGCGGGAGCTCTGGCAGTGGATAGAATCCCATATCGACTAG
- the tpx gene encoding thiol peroxidase, with translation MAELLFKGETIHTSGTVPQPGYILPTLSLTTTDLRDVTLQSFVSPYKILNIVPSIDTGVCAASAREFDQYAVKLADALVFTISRDLPFALARHLHESKLRNIIPLSSMRDQSFGQTMGLEIVDGPLTGLLARSVFILDHSNTVLYAELVPEIAQEPNYDQVLTALDKAREMRIEVPEQHKSKS, from the coding sequence ATGGCGGAATTACTATTCAAGGGTGAAACAATCCATACCTCCGGGACGGTACCACAGCCCGGATACATTCTCCCGACCTTATCACTGACCACCACCGATCTACGGGACGTTACCCTTCAGTCCTTCGTTAGTCCCTATAAGATCTTGAATATTGTACCCAGCATTGACACCGGGGTGTGTGCGGCGAGTGCCAGAGAGTTTGACCAATACGCTGTCAAACTTGCAGATGCCCTCGTCTTCACCATCAGCCGCGATCTACCCTTCGCATTAGCCAGGCACCTCCATGAGTCAAAGCTGCGGAACATCATCCCCCTTTCATCCATGAGAGATCAAAGCTTCGGACAAACTATGGGTTTAGAGATAGTAGACGGTCCTCTTACCGGATTGTTGGCTCGATCGGTATTTATCCTTGACCACAGTAACACGGTTTTATATGCTGAATTAGTTCCGGAAATTGCCCAGGAACCAAACTATGATCAGGTGTTAACTGCATTAGACAAGGCCAGGGAGATGCGGATTGAAGTCCCAGAGCAACACAAATCAAAATCCTGA
- the serS gene encoding serine--tRNA ligase, with protein sequence MLDLKYIRDHLEEVKTNIANRNMSADPDRVVALSDERSRLIQQLDELRQARNEHAKKMKGPMDPQTREQLIAAGKSIKDKIPALESELNATENLLTLELGKIPNMAHPDAPIGKEDKDNLEILRVGDPRQFAFQAKDHVELGKSLDIIDFETGAQVSGSKFYYLKNEGVFLELALVRYAMDLLQKRGFTPVITPDIAKEEVLEGIGFNPRGEESNIYALEGTGTCLVGTAEITLGGYHMGQMLQEADLPIMYAGLSHCFRREAGAAGQFSKGLYRVHQFTKVEMFVYCLPHQSAEIHEKLRAIEEELFTSLDIPFRVVDTCTGDLGAPAYRKYDLEAWMPGRGEAGDWGEITSTSNCTDYQARRLGVRYKGESGKGFVHMLNGTAIAISRAIISILENFQNEDGSVSMPKALVPYLGFDSIRPRSPRG encoded by the coding sequence ATGTTAGATCTGAAATACATCCGGGACCATCTTGAAGAAGTGAAAACAAATATCGCGAACCGTAATATGAGCGCCGATCCAGACCGGGTTGTAGCCCTGTCCGACGAAAGGAGCCGTCTCATTCAGCAACTGGATGAGCTGCGCCAGGCACGGAATGAACACGCGAAAAAGATGAAGGGTCCCATGGATCCTCAAACCCGAGAGCAATTGATCGCAGCAGGAAAGAGTATCAAGGATAAGATTCCCGCCCTTGAATCCGAACTTAATGCTACGGAGAATCTACTAACCCTAGAACTGGGAAAAATTCCCAATATGGCCCACCCCGATGCTCCCATAGGTAAGGAGGATAAGGATAACCTTGAAATCCTCCGGGTGGGTGATCCGAGACAGTTCGCTTTTCAGGCCAAGGACCATGTAGAGTTAGGGAAATCCCTGGATATCATTGACTTTGAGACCGGCGCACAGGTATCCGGATCTAAGTTTTACTACCTGAAGAATGAAGGAGTATTCCTGGAACTCGCTCTAGTGCGTTACGCCATGGATCTCCTTCAAAAGCGGGGGTTTACTCCGGTGATCACCCCGGACATCGCCAAGGAGGAGGTCCTGGAGGGCATTGGTTTTAACCCTCGGGGTGAAGAGAGCAACATCTATGCCTTGGAGGGTACGGGCACCTGTCTTGTGGGAACCGCAGAGATCACCCTGGGCGGATACCACATGGGTCAGATGCTTCAGGAGGCGGACCTGCCGATCATGTATGCCGGACTGAGTCACTGCTTCCGTCGGGAGGCTGGAGCCGCCGGGCAGTTTTCCAAGGGATTATACCGGGTTCACCAGTTCACCAAGGTAGAGATGTTTGTCTACTGTCTGCCCCACCAGAGTGCAGAAATTCATGAAAAACTACGTGCCATCGAAGAAGAGTTATTTACCAGCCTTGATATCCCCTTTCGGGTAGTGGATACCTGTACGGGAGACCTGGGTGCTCCTGCCTATCGAAAATATGATTTAGAGGCATGGATGCCGGGACGAGGGGAAGCTGGGGATTGGGGTGAGATCACCAGTACCAGTAATTGTACGGACTATCAGGCTCGTAGACTCGGCGTTCGCTACAAGGGTGAAAGCGGCAAGGGATTTGTTCATATGCTTAACGGCACCGCCATCGCTATCAGCCGAGCAATCATTTCCATACTAGAGAATTTCCAGAACGAAGACGGCTCTGTAAGCATGCCGAAAGCCCTGGTTCCATACCTGGGTTTTGACAGCATCAGACCGCGGTCCCCCCGGGGATGA
- a CDS encoding tRNA (cytidine(34)-2'-O)-methyltransferase translates to MKEHALHIVLHEPEIPQNTGNIARTCAAIGATLHLIEPLGFSVDERAVRRAGLDYWDQVSVKTYASWEVFSSSQEDRCHDWFSRAYCLTTKGYHNYTEPSYPEMTWLIFGKETKGLPMEIIDRAANRAIRIPMRADSRSLNLSNAVAVCGFEVFRQWGWPGLALTRYGDNT, encoded by the coding sequence ATGAAAGAACACGCACTCCATATCGTCCTCCACGAGCCTGAAATTCCCCAAAATACCGGAAATATCGCACGAACCTGTGCTGCCATCGGTGCCACCCTCCATCTGATTGAACCTCTGGGATTTTCTGTCGATGAACGGGCTGTACGCCGGGCAGGACTTGACTACTGGGATCAGGTATCCGTTAAGACCTATGCTTCCTGGGAGGTCTTTTCCAGTTCTCAGGAGGACCGTTGCCATGATTGGTTTTCCCGGGCATATTGCCTCACCACCAAGGGTTATCATAATTATACCGAACCCTCTTACCCTGAGATGACCTGGCTCATTTTTGGTAAGGAGACCAAGGGGCTCCCTATGGAAATTATTGACCGGGCAGCCAACAGGGCCATTCGAATTCCGATGCGTGCAGATTCCAGAAGCCTGAACCTGTCTAATGCTGTGGCCGTTTGCGGTTTCGAGGTTTTCAGACAGTGGGGCTGGCCCGGTCTTGCGCTGACCAGGTATGGAGATAATACTTAA